The DNA region ACCCACGCCTTTGGCACTTGCCTCCGATCCACAACTCGACTGCGACGCCATCAAGGCGGAGACGACGCGCAACAATCGGAAGATCTCAGACCTCGCCATCGAGCAGAGCTGGAAGATGGGCCAGAACGCCGTCGCCGGCATCGTCGGTTTCATGGTCTGGCCGGCCTGGCTCGGGATGGATCTGCAGAACGCCGCAGGCAAGGAGGCCCACGCGCTATCCCAGCGCAACGAATACCTGCTGTCGCTAGCATCCGACCGCTGCGAGCCCACCACGCAGACAGCTCACAATGGCAGCCGCATCGAGCCGTTCATGTCGCCGCTTGCTACGAGCCACGAGATCCTCTCCGGCGTCAGCTTCACAAGCCACTAACCCCAGCACCGAGTGATTCACGTGAAACATGGCTGCTCCAAACACCAGCCCTGAACAATTGTGTTGATAGCCCGCCCACCAACAAATCAGTCAGTCACCAGGTCTTATGGCGGCCGAGGGGCACAAATAGGCTCAACCCCATATTTTAGGGGTTGGATGATGTTGAAATTCATTTTCGTGATGGTCGTTAGTCGTTCAAGCAGTCGATCTGACCATGACATGCGAACAAATCCAGGCGGAAGCCAAGATCAACAACGATCGGATTTCCGACCTCGCAACCGAGCAGGGTGGAAGGTAGGCCAAAACGTTGCCGCGGGCGTCGTTGGCCTATTCATGGACGGTGTGGTTCGGAATGGACTTTCAGGACGCCGCCGGAAAAGAGGCAAAAGCGCTGTCACAACGACACGAGTACCTGATGACGCTCGCTAAGACCCGGTGTGCCAATCCCATGGAGACAGCGAGTGTCCCCGCCTATCAATAGGTGCCATTCGAATGTGATTCACGTGAAACACCACCGCGATCATTTCCGCCAAATTTTGGATTCACGTGAAACATTGATTTCGAACGGCCCCAAATTTTGGGTGCCATGGCATCCGCAAAACAGATCAGCGATGCCGCCCGCTCCCTAAATCCGTGGGATCGGGCATATGTGAATTTTCGAGCTCGTCATTTGGACCATATCCATCCATGTCGTCGAGGACCGGCACATAACGGTCGAAGATTGCTTGGTCGAAGCATTGCAGGTGAAGGTGGGGAAACCAGACGCCGTTCTCGCGCGGCTTGCCGATAAACCCGACCCGGCTTCCACGCTGGAGTACGTCGCCAGGTTCCGGAAGTCGTGCGTGCGCGAGGTGGCCCATGAGGTAGTAGCCCGCGCCTCGATAGGGATTGTCGAGCTGCACGAACACGCATCCGCCCCAACCTCCGTAAGAGGTATCGCGCACCACGCGCAGAACCCTTCCGCCAGCTGGAGCCACCACCTCGGTGCCGGCCGGAACGTTGTAGTCGACTGCGGTGTGCCGCATCTTATCGGGGTCGTGATAATGCCCGCGCCATAGGTGATCACGCGGTTCCATGTATCCACCGTACGTGAAGTCGACGCCCTTGCGACGCGCATCCGCTTCCACCCAAGCTTGGCAGTAAGCAGGATCGTTGAGCGGATTGGGAGAGGCCGTCGCAACGGCAGGATCCGCCTTGGCCTCAGCGGCCAAGTTCGTATACGCCCACCGCGCGGCGACGAGAGCTGGAAATATCGCTGGTATCGCCGCCGACGTCATTCACCGAAACTCACTTATCTTAAAAGGAATGACAAACGGTCGGTATTCCGTCTCATCGATAGTCACACGCCACCAAAACGATTCACGTGAAACACCTGATGCCGATCCTTCACCCGGAAATGGATTCACGTGAAACATCCCGTGCCGCTTCACCGTCCGCATCTATTTCCCGATGCAGAACCGACCGAAGATGTGATCGAGCACATCCTCCACGTCCACGCGGCCCGTGATGCGCCCCAGCGCGTCCGCCGCCCGCCGCAGATCCTCGGCCCGCAGCTCCACCTCGTCGCGCGAGCCGGCAAGAAACGTGGCCAGGCTGTCGCGGCACGCTTCCACCAGGCGCCGGTGACGGACCTGCGTCAGCACCGGCTCCCCTTGGTGACCGATGCGCTCGCGAGCGATCACCGTCAGCCGCTTGATGAGATCATCGAGACCCGCACCGGTCTTCACCGAGAGCGGCACCATGTCGTCCGGAAGCGCCGGCGCTCCGTTGCCGTTCGACAGAAGATCGATCTTGTTGAGCACCAGCAGCGTCCGGTCGGCGAGCGGCGCAAGCTCCACCGGGATCGCCGTCTGCGGCGCCTCTGCCTCCGCGAGCCACAGCACGAGATCCGCGCCCTTCGCCACCTCGAGGCTGCGCCGCATGCCTTCGCGCTCGATGGCACCCTGTGTCTCGCGAAAGCCTGCCGTATCCGAGACGATCACCGGCAGCCCGCCGAGATCGAGACGCACCTCGATGACGTCGCGCGTCGTGCCCGCCTCCTCCGAGACGATGGCCGCATCCCGCCGCGCGATAGCGTTGAGCAGGCTCGACTTGCCCGCGTTGGGCGGCCCCGTCAGCGCGACGCGGAAACCGTCACGCAGGATCTCGCCGCGGTGACCGTCTGCGAGATGATTGATCATCGCCTGGTGAAGGACTGCGACGATGGCGGTCGCATCGGCGAACGTCTTGGCGCCGATGTCGGCTTCATCCGAGAAATCGAGCCCCGCCTCGATCAATCCCAGCGCTTCGACAAGGCTCGCGCGCCAGCCGTCGTAGAGATCCGACAATGCACCCGAGGCCTGCGCCAGCGCCTGGCGCCGCTGGCCTTCCGTCTCGGCGTCGATGAGATCGGCGAGCCCCTCCACCTCCGCGAGATCGATCTTGCCGGATTCGAACGCACGCCGCGCGAACTCCCCAGGCTCGGCCATCCTGAGCCCGGGCACTAGGCTCAACGCCCCGAGCACGGCCTGCACCACGGCGCGCCCACCGTGCAGGTAGAGCTCCGCCACATCTTCGCCGGTGAAGCTCTTGGGCTCCGGGAACCAGATCACCACGCCCCGGTCGAGCTTCTCGCCGCTCTCGGGATGGCGGATGAAACGCCCTACGGCGCGGCGCGACTGCGGCCTCGGCCCCGCCATGAAATCCATGACGCGCCCCGCCCCCGGACCCGAAACCCGCACCACGGCCACGCCGGCGCGCCCCTGGGCACTCGCCAGCGCAAAGATCGTCTGCTCGGGATCGTTGGCCATGATGGAACTTTATTCGGAACGCTTGCGGTCGCTTTGCGGGTTATCAAGAAGACCCCACATGAGACGCGATGAGAAACGACAGGACACTAGCATGAGCCGCAACCGCCTGGGTGACGAGACGAGCCCATACCTTCTCCAGCACCGCGACAACCCGGTGCACTGGTGGGCATGGGGACCAGAGGCGCTCGCCGAGGCCAAGCGAACCGGCAAGCCGATCCTGCTCTCGATCGGATACTCCGCCTGCCACTGGTGCCACGTGATGGCCCACGAGAGCTTCGAGGACGAGGTGACGGCACGCGTGATGAACGATCACTTCGTGAGCATCAAGGTCGACCGCGAGGAGCGCCCCGACATCGATGCCATCTACATGGGAGCCCTTCACCGCCTGGGGCAGCAGGGCGGCTGGCCGCTGACCATGTTCCTCGACAGCGAAGCGCGCCCGTTCTGGGGTGGCACGTATTTCCCGAAGGTCCCGACCTTCGGCCGGCCCTCCTTCGTCGACGTGCTGGAGCGTCTTTCGGATATCTATCGCAACGAGCCGGAGAAGGTGGCCGGCAATGCCGACGCGCTGATGAAGTCGCTCGCCGAACAATCCGACCGCGGCGCCGGCCCGCGCGTCACCGATCAGATCCTGCGCGAGGTGACGATGCGGCTCGCTCGCGCCGTCGATCCCGTCCACGGCGGCATCGCGGGCGCACCAAAATTTCCGCAGTGGAGCTTCTTCTGGCTGCTCTGGCGCGGCGCCATCCGTTACCGCCACGAGCCCGCGAAGGCTGCGGTGGTGAAGACGCTCGAGCGGATGACCATGGGCGGCATCTACGATCACCTCGGTGGAGGCTTCGCGCGCTACTCGGTGGACGAGCTGTGGCTCGTCCCTCACTTCGAGAAGATGCTCTATGACAACGCGCTGCTGATCGATCTCATGACAGAGGTCTGGCGTGAGACGCAAAGCCCGCTGCTCGCCGAGCGCATCGCCGAGACGGTCGACTGGATTGCCCGCGAGATGGTCGTCGAGGGCGGCGGCTTCGCGTCTGCGCTCGATGCCGATTCCGAAGGCGAGGAAGGCAAGTTCTACGTCTGGACGCCCGAGGAAATCGATGAGGTGCTCGGACCCGACGACGGTGCCGTCTTCAAGCAGGCCTATGACGTCACGCCCGAAGGCAACTTCGAGGGCCACACGATATTGAACCGCTTGCACGCCGAGGGGCTCGGCACGCCCGACGAAGAAGCGAGGCTCCGCAAGCTCCGCGCGAAGCTGCTGGCCGCCCGCAGCAAGCGGGTGCGCCCCGGCTGGGATGACAAGGTCCTGGCCGACTGGAACGGGTTGATGATCGCCGCGCTCGCCCGTGCAGGCGTCGTCTTAGATCGTTCACCTTGGGTGACGATGGCCCGGCAAGCCTTCACCTTCGTCACGGAAAAGATGACCGTCTCCGGTCGCCTCCTTCACTCGGTTCGCCACGGAGCCGGCCGTGCCCCCGCGACCGCCACCGATTACGCCAATATGATCTGGGCGGCGTTGCGCCTCTACCAGGCGACGGGCGAAACGGGCTACCTGGAGCAGGCTGTCCGCTGGGTCGAGATCCTGGATGAGCATTACTGGGCGAAGGATGTCGCCGGTTACTTCACCGCCGCCGATGACACCCGCGATGTGATCGTGCGCCTGCGTACCGCAACCGATGATGCCACCCCCTCCGCCAATGCGACCATGGTCAGCAACCTCGCCGCGATCGGAACCGTGACCGGAGAGCAGCGTTACTTTGAACGGGCTGGATCGATCCTCGAGGCCTTCTCATCTGACCTTGCGCAGAACCTGGGCGGCCACACCGGTCTTCTCGGCGCGGCGATTGATGTCTTGGCTCCGCAACTCGTAGTCCTGATCGAGGGCGAGGAAATGAGCGGTGAATCCCTGAATAAAGTGTTGAAGCAACTTTCAGTTCCGGGTGCCATCGAGCTTGGAACGAAAGGCTCAGTCGGAGACATAGGTCCGTCTGCCCTGCGGGGTAAGTCGGCAGACGCAGGGCGGGCAACCGCCTACCTGTGCTCGGGCCCGCAATGCTCCCTTCCGATCACAAGCAGAAACGCCCTGCGACAACTGATCATCGACCAACGGTCGATTGTTTAAGATCAAAGTTTCTTACGGCGGAAGTAACAAAAAATGCTGTGAAAACCGCGTTTAGCATAGTTAGAGTTCCGGCGAGCGAACCATACGCATCTAAGGGTATGAAAACGTCCGAGCTTTTGAAAGACACGAGGTGTTCATGACGCCTGAAACGCTGCGCAAGATTGTTCGCTACGGTTACTTCCCGTTCATGTTCTTCGGCCTGAACGGCGCTGCATACTACGTCGTAGTGAACGATCATTCGCCGCTTTGGATTGCGGCTGGCATTGGATTTCTTTTGCTGACCGCGATCGGAACCGCGTTCGCCGCGGAGCGCATCCTTCCCTGGTACGATGAGTGGAACGACTCGCACGGAGATGAGCACACCAACGTCGTGCACGCGATCGTCTACGAGCTGCAGAACCTCAACGGCGTTCTGACCATCCCGTTGATGGGCTGGCTGTTCTCGGGCGGCATGAGCGCCGGCATCTGGCCGCGCGACTGGCCGATCTGGGCGCAGCTGATCATGGCCGTCGTGCTTGCCGACTTCGCGCTGATGTTCCTGCACTACCTGAGCCATCGCTTCGCGTTCCTGTGGCGGCTGCATGCCGTGCATCACGGCGTGTCTCGCCTGTACGGCTTCAACGGGCTCGTGCGCCATCCGCTGCATCAGATCATCGACATGGTGCTCGGCACAGCGCCGCTCGCCCTCGCCGGCATGCCGGTTCAGGTCGCCATCCTGCTGGGCTTTGCCATCTCCGTGCAGTTGATCATCCAACACTCGAACGTCGCCTACGCATTGGGGCCGTTCCGCAATCACCTTTCGATCGGCCAGATCCACCACCTGCACCACGTCAACTGGGGCAAGGAAGGCGATTGCAACTTCGGTCTGTTCCTGACGATCTGGGATCGCCTGCTCGGGACGTTCAATCCGGAACCACCGCGGCCCATCACGGCGAGCGACATGGGCATCGACGAGGTGCCACAGTTCCCCAAGGGCTACGTGCAGCAGCTCGTATTCCCGATCCATTATCGGCCCGGCGAAGGCCCGCCTAAGAATCTGACGACGGCCGCCGCCAAAGCCCGCGCCATCCACGACGCCGCGGAATAGGCTCCTGGGATCGTCACCACTGAAAAGAAGAAGGCCGCCTCGAAGGGCGGCCTTTTTCATGTTCCGATTGAAACGGGTGCGACGCTTACGTGTTCATCGACTGGAAGAACTCGCCGTTGGTCTTGGTCGAGCGCAGCTTGTCGATAAGGAACTCGATGGCATCCATGGTGCCCATCGGGTTGAGGATGCGCCGGAGCACGTAGACCTTCTTGAGCTGATCCTTCGGAACCAGCAGGTCTTCCTTGCGCGTGCCGGAGCGAGCAACGTCGATGGCCGGGAACACGCGCTTGTCGGAGACCTTGCGGTCGAGGATGATTTCCGAGTTACCGGTGCCCTTGAACTCTTCGAAGATCACCTCGTCCATGCGGCTGCCGGTATCGATCAGCGCCGTCGCGATGATGGTCAGCGAGCCGCCTTCCTCGATGTTGCGCGCCG from Hyphomicrobium sp. CS1GBMeth3 includes:
- a CDS encoding peptidoglycan DD-metalloendopeptidase family protein; translated protein: MTSAAIPAIFPALVAARWAYTNLAAEAKADPAVATASPNPLNDPAYCQAWVEADARRKGVDFTYGGYMEPRDHLWRGHYHDPDKMRHTAVDYNVPAGTEVVAPAGGRVLRVVRDTSYGGWGGCVFVQLDNPYRGAGYYLMGHLAHARLPEPGDVLQRGSRVGFIGKPRENGVWFPHLHLQCFDQAIFDRYVPVLDDMDGYGPNDELENSHMPDPTDLGSGRHR
- the mnmE gene encoding tRNA uridine-5-carboxymethylaminomethyl(34) synthesis GTPase MnmE → MANDPEQTIFALASAQGRAGVAVVRVSGPGAGRVMDFMAGPRPQSRRAVGRFIRHPESGEKLDRGVVIWFPEPKSFTGEDVAELYLHGGRAVVQAVLGALSLVPGLRMAEPGEFARRAFESGKIDLAEVEGLADLIDAETEGQRRQALAQASGALSDLYDGWRASLVEALGLIEAGLDFSDEADIGAKTFADATAIVAVLHQAMINHLADGHRGEILRDGFRVALTGPPNAGKSSLLNAIARRDAAIVSEEAGTTRDVIEVRLDLGGLPVIVSDTAGFRETQGAIEREGMRRSLEVAKGADLVLWLAEAEAPQTAIPVELAPLADRTLLVLNKIDLLSNGNGAPALPDDMVPLSVKTGAGLDDLIKRLTVIARERIGHQGEPVLTQVRHRRLVEACRDSLATFLAGSRDEVELRAEDLRRAADALGRITGRVDVEDVLDHIFGRFCIGK
- a CDS encoding thioredoxin domain-containing protein, translated to MSRNRLGDETSPYLLQHRDNPVHWWAWGPEALAEAKRTGKPILLSIGYSACHWCHVMAHESFEDEVTARVMNDHFVSIKVDREERPDIDAIYMGALHRLGQQGGWPLTMFLDSEARPFWGGTYFPKVPTFGRPSFVDVLERLSDIYRNEPEKVAGNADALMKSLAEQSDRGAGPRVTDQILREVTMRLARAVDPVHGGIAGAPKFPQWSFFWLLWRGAIRYRHEPAKAAVVKTLERMTMGGIYDHLGGGFARYSVDELWLVPHFEKMLYDNALLIDLMTEVWRETQSPLLAERIAETVDWIAREMVVEGGGFASALDADSEGEEGKFYVWTPEEIDEVLGPDDGAVFKQAYDVTPEGNFEGHTILNRLHAEGLGTPDEEARLRKLRAKLLAARSKRVRPGWDDKVLADWNGLMIAALARAGVVLDRSPWVTMARQAFTFVTEKMTVSGRLLHSVRHGAGRAPATATDYANMIWAALRLYQATGETGYLEQAVRWVEILDEHYWAKDVAGYFTAADDTRDVIVRLRTATDDATPSANATMVSNLAAIGTVTGEQRYFERAGSILEAFSSDLAQNLGGHTGLLGAAIDVLAPQLVVLIEGEEMSGESLNKVLKQLSVPGAIELGTKGSVGDIGPSALRGKSADAGRATAYLCSGPQCSLPITSRNALRQLIIDQRSIV
- a CDS encoding sterol desaturase family protein, which produces MTPETLRKIVRYGYFPFMFFGLNGAAYYVVVNDHSPLWIAAGIGFLLLTAIGTAFAAERILPWYDEWNDSHGDEHTNVVHAIVYELQNLNGVLTIPLMGWLFSGGMSAGIWPRDWPIWAQLIMAVVLADFALMFLHYLSHRFAFLWRLHAVHHGVSRLYGFNGLVRHPLHQIIDMVLGTAPLALAGMPVQVAILLGFAISVQLIIQHSNVAYALGPFRNHLSIGQIHHLHHVNWGKEGDCNFGLFLTIWDRLLGTFNPEPPRPITASDMGIDEVPQFPKGYVQQLVFPIHYRPGEGPPKNLTTAAAKARAIHDAAE